A window from Vigna angularis cultivar LongXiaoDou No.4 chromosome 7, ASM1680809v1, whole genome shotgun sequence encodes these proteins:
- the LOC108338659 gene encoding rust resistance kinase Lr10 yields the protein MRNSLDMMSRERTLLVVLLLILIHHICATKDHQEHLCPPSSCGYITNITYPFRLQGHPENCGDERYELGCQNNVTVLYLNSAQFHVQAINYDNYTVRVVDPALQHHNCSSLPLRSLSRSNFSDTYTDSADLYIASLYLYLNGESLSFEHIVFLNCNHSVRENGKYVESGECVKWDSKGYAYAVGGDLKAEDLEVGCDVKLVAPTSFRTFNRHSYAAIHRALAYGFEISWIHLACQNHCHNEFCYFNSSSQNFHCFYMGDITALQLSPVLPGMLTGMAAYKILFGLPFLIVIFICKWRKRHSSMYENIENYLEQNHLTPIRYSYKEIKKMTGSFKEKLGEGGFGSVFKAKLRSGPSVAIKMLGKAKGNGQDFINEVATIGRIHHQNVVQLIGFCVSGSKRALVYEFMPNGSLDKFIFSGNENTDFSYEKIYKISIGVARGIAYLHHGCEMQILHFDIKPHNILLDENFIPKVSDFGLAKLYPIDNSLVTMTQARGTIGYMAPELFYNNIGGISNKADVYSFGMLLMEMASKRKNLNPNAEHSSQLYFPLWIYDHIREEEDIDIKDLSEEEKLIVKKMIIIALWCIQLKPKDRPSTNRVVKMLEEDIEDLEIPPKPTLYPNEMILEDQTTSSI from the exons ATGAGAAACAGTTTGGACATGATGAGCAGAGAGAGAACATTGTTGGTGGTACTTTTACTTATTCTAATCCACCATATTTGTGCTACCAAGGACCACCAAGAACACCTTTGTCCCCCTTCTTCCTGTGGCTACATCACCAACATCACTTATCCATTTCGATTACAAGGCCACCCAGAGAATTGTGGTGACGAAAGGTACGAGCTTGGTTGTCAGAATAATGTTACTGTGTTGTATCTGAACTCTGCACAATTCCATGTTCAGGCAATCAACTACGACAACTACACCGTGAGAGTGGTTGACCCTGCTCTTCAACACCACAACTGCTCCTCCCTTCCTCTTCGTTCCCTCTCTCGCTCCAATTTCTCTGATACTTACACTGACTCCGCGGATCTATACATAGCCAGTCTATATCTGTATCTAAATGGGGAATCTCTGAGTTTCGAGCATATAGTGTTTCTGAACTGTAACCATTCGGTGAGAGAGAACGGGAAGTATGTGGAGAGTGGTGAGTGCGTGAAGTGGGACTCAAAAGGCTATGCATATGCAGTTGGTGGAGACCTAAAAGCTGAGGACTTAGAAGTTGGGTGTGACGTGAAGCTTGTTGCTCCCACATCGTTCAGGACTTTCAATAGGCATTCATACGCTGCCATTCACAGGGCTCTCGCCTATGGATTTGAGATCTCTTGGATACACCTCGCCTGTCAGAATCATTGTCATAATGAATTTTGCTATTTCAACTCTTCTAGCCAGAACTTTCACTGCTTTTACATGGGAG ACATAACGGCATTACAATTGTCACCGGTGTTACCTG GCATGCTTACTGGTATGGCCGCTTACaaaattttgtttggattgCCATTCTTAATTGTGATTTTCATATGTAAATGGAGGAAAAGACATTCATCAATgtatgaaaatattgaaaattaccTTGAACAAAATCACTTAACACCTATCAGATACTCATACAAGGAAATTAAGAAGATGACGGGAAGTTTCAAAGAGAAGTTAGGTGAAGGAGGATTTGGCTCTGTGTTTAAGGCAAAGTTACGGAGCGGACCTTCTGTGGCAATCAAAATGTTAGGTAAAGCCAAAGGAAATGGACAAGATTTTATCAATGAAGTTGCAACTATCGGAAGAATACATCATCAAAATGTGGTACAATTAATTGGATTTTGTGTTAGTGGCTCAAAGCGCGCTCTTGTTTATGAATTCATGCCCAATGGATCTcttgataaatttatattttcaggAAATGAAAATACAGATTTTAgctatgaaaaaatatataagatatcGATTGGAGTAGCTCGTGGAATTGCTTATCTCCATCATGGATGTGAGATGCAGATTTTGCATTTTGATATCAAACCCCATAATATCTTATTGGATGAAAACTTCATCCCAAAGGTTTCTGACTTTGGATTAGCAAAGTTATATCCAATAGATAATAGCTTAGTCACAATGACACAAGCAAGAGGAACCATTGGATATATGGCTCCAGAATTGTTTTACAATAATATTGGAGGAATATCCAACAAAGCTGATGTTTATAGTTTCGGAATGTTGTTGATGGAGATGGCTAGTAAGAGGAAAAATCTAAATCCCAATGCAGAACACTCAAGTCAACTTTACTTTCCCCTTTGGATATATGATCATATTAGAGAAGAGGAAGATATAGATATAAAGGATTTGAGCGAAGAGGAAAAGCTAATAGTAAAGAAAATGATCATAATTGCACTTTGGTGTATACAGTTAAAACCAAAGGATCGTCCCTCAACGAACAGAGTTGTAAAAATGCTTGAAGAAGACATTGAAGATTTGGAAATACCTCCAAAACCTACTTTATATCCTAATGAAATGATTTTAGAGGATCAAACAACCAGTTCTATCTAA